A stretch of Imperialibacter roseus DNA encodes these proteins:
- a CDS encoding DUF5677 domain-containing protein, translating into MISEEEFFLERKIKKWLDERKASFKGTDEEFDKKIDKEFSKLVFTISKGIAKSITDYCISPKSDFRRHEKQIGKKIKNRYSLGLELFTSYIELNTQISSITYNKYYKLFTTLEDHQKLDTLIALHVRACQIASEIRILVFGGFADGAHARWRTLHEVCITFLFLYDGDYELVSMYKDYLVIEQWRKAVEYQNSYKRLGWDPIPNDELEELEGEQKRIVQSRGRAFSKSYGWAMDILPEGRRNIREIEKYVGMDHFRSIYAWAGDNVHAGVAGITERLSLRDSEQYNFLTGPNDHGFLDPIQFTVSSLSEMSYTLLAMEKSTFNKIFEELLRFFGEEVVQEFSKQEEKDN; encoded by the coding sequence ATGATATCGGAGGAAGAGTTCTTCTTAGAAAGAAAAATTAAGAAATGGCTAGATGAACGCAAGGCCTCTTTTAAAGGGACAGACGAGGAGTTCGATAAAAAAATTGACAAAGAATTTTCGAAACTAGTATTCACAATTTCGAAAGGTATTGCCAAATCGATTACAGATTACTGTATTAGCCCCAAAAGCGATTTTCGTAGGCATGAGAAGCAGATTGGAAAGAAGATAAAAAACAGATATAGCCTCGGTTTAGAGTTGTTCACAAGCTATATCGAACTAAACACTCAAATTAGCTCTATAACTTACAATAAATACTACAAGCTTTTCACCACTTTGGAGGATCACCAAAAGTTGGATACACTCATTGCGTTACACGTTAGGGCCTGTCAAATTGCATCAGAAATAAGGATATTAGTTTTTGGGGGCTTCGCTGACGGAGCTCATGCCAGATGGAGAACACTTCACGAGGTGTGTATTACTTTTCTTTTTTTGTACGATGGAGACTATGAGCTAGTAAGTATGTACAAGGATTACCTTGTAATTGAGCAATGGCGGAAAGCCGTCGAATATCAGAATAGCTATAAAAGGCTAGGTTGGGATCCAATACCTAATGATGAATTGGAAGAGTTAGAAGGTGAACAGAAGCGGATCGTTCAGAGCCGGGGGAGGGCTTTCTCCAAGAGTTACGGATGGGCCATGGATATATTGCCCGAAGGACGAAGGAATATCAGAGAAATTGAGAAATATGTTGGCATGGATCATTTTCGATCAATTTATGCATGGGCAGGCGATAATGTACATGCAGGAGTGGCCGGAATAACTGAAAGATTGAGCCTAAGAGATAGTGAACAATACAATTTTTTGACAGGCCCCAACGACCACGGATTCCTTGATCCCATACAATTCACAGTTAGTTCTTTGTCAGAAATGAGTTACACTCTTTTAGCAATGGAGAAATCCACGTTCAACAAGATTTTTGAAGAACTTTTAAGATTTTTTGGAGAAGAGGTTGTCCAAGAATTTTCTAAGCAAGAGGAGAAAGACAACTGA